A DNA window from Candidatus Protochlamydia phocaeensis contains the following coding sequences:
- a CDS encoding SycD/LcrH family type III secretion system chaperone, translating into MAKVKKTSLRESDGQASNLNASLQSNKKRLINHLIEQGIISQQTLNLTKEHLKKLYERAYQLYSAGKYKDAKALFAVLLVFNQSDVNFIYGFATCCFMLKEYELAANSYLQCGSLDPANPLPYFYAADCFLHQSDLASACVALRMVVKRANEKSEYAELKQRAQLILGALSQTKTEEMQSKTQGSTP; encoded by the coding sequence ATGGCTAAAGTTAAAAAAACTTCTTTAAGAGAGAGCGATGGACAGGCATCTAATCTTAATGCTTCTCTGCAATCAAATAAAAAGCGCTTGATTAACCATCTCATCGAACAGGGAATTATCAGTCAACAGACATTGAATTTAACAAAAGAACACCTGAAAAAGCTGTACGAGCGGGCGTATCAGTTATACTCGGCCGGAAAGTACAAAGATGCCAAGGCTTTATTTGCTGTCTTATTAGTATTCAATCAATCAGATGTGAATTTTATTTATGGATTTGCGACTTGCTGTTTCATGTTAAAAGAGTATGAATTGGCTGCCAATAGCTATCTTCAATGCGGCTCATTGGATCCGGCCAATCCCCTTCCCTATTTCTATGCCGCCGATTGTTTTTTACATCAAAGCGATTTAGCCTCTGCTTGTGTGGCTTTGCGCATGGTCGTCAAGCGGGCAAATGAAAAATCCGAATATGCAGAACTCAAGCAACGCGCTCAATTGATATTAGGCGCTTTATCTCAGACAAAAACAGAAGAAATGCAATCCAAAACACAAGGATCAACTCCTTAA
- a CDS encoding AMP nucleosidase, with translation MDQQLEEYLLQEKIAHDTLERYSGSPVADFQPYLLLTNFSRYVHYFAESRGVSVIEGSTFKVAHSPTEQVSILDFKIGSPAAALVVDLCAFLPIRAALLLGMCGGLRRNYEVGEYFVPIASIRGEGTSDFYFPAEVPSLANFLVQKIVTNVLDEEKTSYHIGITHTTNKRFWEFDQDFRTRLKATRPQSIEMECATLFMAGYSHKLPVGALLLISDLPLNREGIKTKKSSENVFNTYTGEHVEKGVKVMNALDIALKNEAKGIFRGSRKRFEKTLIE, from the coding sequence ATAGACCAGCAATTGGAAGAATATCTTCTACAAGAAAAGATTGCTCACGATACATTAGAGCGTTATTCAGGATCGCCCGTCGCTGATTTTCAGCCCTATCTTCTATTGACCAATTTTTCTAGATATGTCCATTATTTTGCCGAAAGCCGGGGCGTATCTGTCATTGAAGGATCTACGTTTAAAGTGGCCCATTCGCCAACTGAACAGGTCAGTATTTTGGATTTTAAAATAGGGTCTCCGGCAGCCGCTCTTGTTGTGGATTTGTGTGCTTTCTTACCCATTCGGGCCGCCTTGCTGCTCGGCATGTGCGGAGGGTTGAGAAGGAATTATGAAGTTGGAGAGTATTTTGTGCCCATCGCAAGTATTAGAGGGGAAGGAACATCTGATTTTTATTTTCCTGCCGAAGTGCCTTCATTGGCAAATTTTTTAGTGCAAAAAATTGTCACAAATGTTCTGGATGAAGAAAAAACGTCCTACCATATTGGGATTACGCATACGACTAACAAGCGGTTCTGGGAATTCGACCAGGACTTTCGCACCCGATTGAAGGCGACGCGCCCGCAGTCTATTGAAATGGAATGCGCAACGCTGTTCATGGCTGGATATAGCCATAAATTGCCTGTCGGGGCACTTCTTCTTATCTCGGATTTGCCCCTGAATAGAGAAGGAATTAAGACAAAAAAGAGCTCAGAAAATGTCTTTAATACCTATACAGGCGAGCATGTCGAAAAAGGAGTGAAAGTCATGAATGCATTGGATATTGCCCTTAAAAATGAAGCCAAAGGAATTTTTAGAGGCAGCCGCAAACGATTCGAAAAGACGCTGATCGAATAA